The following are from one region of the Cyclopterus lumpus isolate fCycLum1 chromosome 21, fCycLum1.pri, whole genome shotgun sequence genome:
- the LOC117750559 gene encoding gastrin-releasing peptide receptor-like: protein HPSSLAMSPEDSAVVLLNASSGEQHHYDVWLPGIWIAAVYGVIIVVGLVGNVTLLRTCLTVKSMRTVPNLFLSSLAVGDALLLVTCAPVDASRYLVDKWLFGRVGCKVIPFIQLTSVGISVFTLTVLSADRYKAIVRPLDTHRSRATLSFCSRAGAIWLLSLTLAVPEAVFSDLHTFTTGHTNETFVTCAPFPHAGEMHQKIHSTASFFIFYIIPLFVISVYYYFIARSLIRSSVDLPAEGHLHLQKQIKSRKRLAKTVLVFVGLFAVCWLPSHVIYLYRSYHYDQVDTSLGHFIASVSARILAFANSCVNPFALYLMSQSFRKHFNKQLLCCSSPRRLHSQSSGSTNITTV from the exons CACCCGTCCTCTCTCGCTATGAGCCCGGAGGACAGCGCAGTCGTGCTTCTCAACGCCTCCTCGGGGGAGCAGCACCACTACGACGTCTGGCTGCCGGGCATCTGGATCGCCGCGGTCTACGGGGTCATCATCGTCGTGGGCCTGGTGGGAAACGTCACGTTACTGAGGACGTGTCTGACGGTGAAGTCCATGCGCACGGTGCCCAACTTGTTCCTGTCCAGCTTGGCTGTGGGGGACGCGCTGCTGCTGGTGACCTGCGCCCCGGTGGACGCCAGCCGGTACCTGGTGGACAAGTGGCTCTTTGGCCGGGTTGGATGCAAAGTGATCCCGTTCATCCAGCTCACCTCAGTGGGGATCTCCGTGTTCACCCTCACTGTGCTCTCCGCTGACCG GTACAAAGCAATCGTCAGACCTCTGGACACCCACAGGTCCAGAGCTACACTCAGCTTCTGTTCCCGAGCGGGGGCCATCTGGCtgctctctctgactctggCCGTTCCCGAAGCCGTCTTCTCCGACCTGCACACCTTCACCACCGGCCACACCAATGAGACGTTTGTGACCTGCGCGCCCTTCCCCCACGCCGGAGAGATGCATCAGAAAATCCACTCGACCGcctccttcttcatcttctaCATCATCCCCCTCTTCGTCATATCTGTGTACTACTACTTCATCGCTCGCAGTCTGATCCGGAGCTCCGTGGACCTCCCCGCTGAAGGACACCTGCACCTCCAGAAACAG ATCAAGTCCAGAAAGCGTCTGGCCAAAACCGTGCTGGTGTTCGTCGGCTTGTTCGCCGTCTGCTGGCTGCCCAGTCATGTGATCTACCTGTACCGCTCCTACCACTACGACCAGGTGGACACTTCGCTGGGCCACTTCATCGCCAGCGTGAGCGCCCGCATATTGGCCTTCGCCAACTCCTGCGTGAACCCGTTTGCCCTCTACCTGATGAGCCAAAGCTTCAGGAAACACTTCAACAAGCAGCTCCTGTGCTGCTCTTCTCCCAGACGCCTGCACAGTCAGAGCAGCGGCAGCACCAACATCACCACCGTCTGA
- the asb11 gene encoding ankyrin repeat and SOCS box protein 11, whose protein sequence is MAAVQTEVPLCSQPWQRPLYIYGGLACNSLMADFWSDRTPLHEAAYQGRLLQIRSLIVQGFHVDTLTMDRVSPLHEACLGGHYACAKFLLDNGANVEMVSTDGATPLFNSCSSGSAACVRLMLQRSASIHTPHLLASPVHEAAKKGHRECLELLLSYGADIDMELPVVGTPLYSACMARAAACVRLLLHSGAAVRIGCGQDSPLHAAVRGGGPNVVDILLDFGADECCRNAEGKTPLDLSSANSAVRVGLQKKGPCSLSQLCRFCIRQSLGRSRLHRASGLSLPHSMKDFLLYQ, encoded by the exons ATGGCTGCTGTTCAAACAGAGGTTCCCCTGTGCTCACAGCCTTGGCAGAGGCCCCTGTACATCTACGGGGGGTTGGCATGCAACTCACTGATGGCTG ACTTCTGGTCGGACAGAACTCCTCTCCACGAGGCCGCCTACCAAGGGAGGCTGCTGCAAATAAGAAGCCTCATCGTTCAG GGCTTCCATGTAGACACGCTCACCATGGACAGAGTGTCTCCTCTCCACGAAGCTTGCCTCGGTGGACATTATGCGTGTGCCAAGTTCCTGCTGGACAATGGTGCAAAT GTGGAGATGGTATCAACAGATGGCGCCACGCCTCTGTTCAACTCTTGCAGCAGCGGGAGTGCTGCGTGTGTCCGGCTCATGTTGCAGCGCAGCGCCTCCATCCACACCCCCCACCTGCTGGCATCACCCGTCCACGAGGCTGCGAAGAAAG GTCACAGAGAGtgtctggagctgctgctgtcgtATGGGGCGGACATCGACATGGAGCTCCCCGTGGTGGGGACGCCGCTGTATTCTGCCTGCATGGCCCGGGCTGCAGCCTGCGTCCGGCTGCTGCTACACTCAG GAGCAGCCGTACGAATCGGGTGTGGGCAGGACAGTCCTCTACATGCTGCAGTTCGAGGAGGAGGACCCAACGTTGTGGATATTCTTCTGGACTTTGGGGCCGATGAGTGTTGTAGGAACGCGGAGGGAAAGACTCCTCTGGATCTGTCGTCGGCAAACAGCGCAGTGAGAGTCGGACTGCAGAAAAAAG GTCCGTGCTCTCTGTCTCAGCTCTGTCGGTTCTGTATTCGCCAAAGTCTGGGAAGGAGTCGTCTCCACAGAGCCTCTggcctctccctccctcacagcATGAAGGACTTTCTCCTCTACCAATGA
- the piga gene encoding phosphatidylinositol N-acetylglucosaminyltransferase subunit A isoform X2: MGQRRRSRAVTNPSTSGVSGAPTQVAEVPSRKHNICMVSDFFYPNMGGVESHIYQLSQCLIEKGHKVMYNQSTATTCFHSLPLMRCVFVRERITVVHAHSSFSAMGHDALFHAKTMGLNTVFTDHSLFGFADVSSVLTNKLLTVSLCDTNHTVCVSYTSKENTVLRAALNPEIVSVIPNAVDPTDFTPDPSQRPDDKITIVVVSRLVYRKGIDLLGGIIPELCLKHPDLHFLIGGEGPKRLVLEEVREKYQLHDRVRLLGALEHNDVRGVLVQGHIFLNTSLTEAFCMAIVEGASCGLQVVSTRVGGIPEVLPEDLITLCEPTVRALCAGLETVIARQRSGTVGSPASIHARVQNLYTWRNVAERTEKVYDRVAGEEVLPLDRRLRRLRAHCGPVAGSIFAFVAVLDFLFLLLLQWWAPDRNMDVAVDATGPRGLWSWEPCGEAGAHSESATKRAAEPKTSTL; the protein is encoded by the exons ATGGGCCAACGGAGGAGATCACGAGCTGTGACTAACCCTTCAACTTCGGGAGTCTCTGGAGCTCCTACACAGGTTGCCGAGGTCCCCAGCAGGAAGCACAACATCTGCATGGTGTCCGACTTCTTCTATCCAAATATGGGAGGAGTAGAAAGTCACATTTACCAGCTATCTCAGTGTTTGATTGAAAAGGGACACAAG GTGATGTACAATCAGTCCACAGCCACAACTTGCTTCCACAGTCTCCCACTGATGCGCTGTGTGTTTGTAAGGGAACGCATCACTGTGGTGCATGCGCACAGCTCATTCTCCGCCATGGGCCATGATGCACTGTTCCACGCCAAGACCATGGGCCTTAACACG GTGTTCACTGACCACTCACTCTTCGGCTTTGCTGATGTGAGCTCTGTGTTGACCAACAAGCTTCTGACTGTGTCGCTGTGCGACACCAACCACACTGTGTGCGTGTCGTACACCAGTAAGGAGAACACAGTGCTCCGTGCAGCACTCAACCCAGAGATAGTGTCTGTTATTCCCAACGCTGTTGACCCTACGGACTTCACCCCCGACCCCTCCCAGCGCCCAGACGACAAGATCACTATTGTTGTGGTCAGCCGTCTTGTGTACCGCAAAG gAATCGATCTTCTCGGTGGAATAATCCCGGAGCTCTGCCTTAAACATCCAGATCTGCACTTTCTGATTGGTGGAGAGGGACCGAAGAGACTCGTGCTGGAAGAAGTGAGAGAGAAATACCAACTACATGACAg GGTCCGTCTGCTCGGGGCGTTGGAGCATAACGATGTGCGTGGAGTTCTGGTGCAGGGTCACATCTTCCTCAACACGTCTCTCACTGAAGCGTTCTGCATGGCCATTGTAGAAGGAGCCAGCTGTGGATTGCAG GTGGTTAGCACTCGTGTCGGGGGCATTCCTGAGGTGTTGCCCGAGGACTTGATTACCTTGTGCGAGCCTACTGTGCGGGCGTTGTGTGCCGGTCTAGAGACGGTCATAGCCCGGCAGCGTTCAGGGACCGTCGGCTCGCCCGCCTCTATCCATGCTCGTGTGCAAAACCTCTACACGTGGAGAAACGTTGCCGAGAGGACTGAAAAG GTGTACGACCGCGTGGCCGGGGAGGAGGTGCTTCCCCTGGACAGACGTTTGCGGAGACTGAGGGCTCACTGCGGCCCCGTGGCCGGCTCCATCTTTGCGTTTGTGGCTGTTCTAGACTTTCTGTTCCTGCTGCTTCTGCAGTGGTGGGCGCCGGATCGGAACATGGACGTTGCCGTGGATGCCACCGGCCCTCGCGGACTGTGGAGTTGGGAGCCGTGCGGTGAAGCCGGAGCTCATTCTGAAAGTGCCACGAAGCGAGCGGCGGAACCAAAAACGTCAACGCTGTGA
- the piga gene encoding phosphatidylinositol N-acetylglucosaminyltransferase subunit A isoform X1, whose protein sequence is MGQRRRSRAVTNPSTSGVSGAPTQVAEVPSRKHNICMVSDFFYPNMGGVESHIYQLSQCLIEKGHKVVIVTHAYGRRKGVRHLTNGLKVYYLPLQVMYNQSTATTCFHSLPLMRCVFVRERITVVHAHSSFSAMGHDALFHAKTMGLNTVFTDHSLFGFADVSSVLTNKLLTVSLCDTNHTVCVSYTSKENTVLRAALNPEIVSVIPNAVDPTDFTPDPSQRPDDKITIVVVSRLVYRKGIDLLGGIIPELCLKHPDLHFLIGGEGPKRLVLEEVREKYQLHDRVRLLGALEHNDVRGVLVQGHIFLNTSLTEAFCMAIVEGASCGLQVVSTRVGGIPEVLPEDLITLCEPTVRALCAGLETVIARQRSGTVGSPASIHARVQNLYTWRNVAERTEKVYDRVAGEEVLPLDRRLRRLRAHCGPVAGSIFAFVAVLDFLFLLLLQWWAPDRNMDVAVDATGPRGLWSWEPCGEAGAHSESATKRAAEPKTSTL, encoded by the exons ATGGGCCAACGGAGGAGATCACGAGCTGTGACTAACCCTTCAACTTCGGGAGTCTCTGGAGCTCCTACACAGGTTGCCGAGGTCCCCAGCAGGAAGCACAACATCTGCATGGTGTCCGACTTCTTCTATCCAAATATGGGAGGAGTAGAAAGTCACATTTACCAGCTATCTCAGTGTTTGATTGAAAAGGGACACAAGGTGGTAATTGTCACGCATGCCTATGGCAGGAGGAAGGGCGTCAGACACCTGACCAACGGACTGAAGGTCTACTACCTCCCCCTGCAGGTGATGTACAATCAGTCCACAGCCACAACTTGCTTCCACAGTCTCCCACTGATGCGCTGTGTGTTTGTAAGGGAACGCATCACTGTGGTGCATGCGCACAGCTCATTCTCCGCCATGGGCCATGATGCACTGTTCCACGCCAAGACCATGGGCCTTAACACG GTGTTCACTGACCACTCACTCTTCGGCTTTGCTGATGTGAGCTCTGTGTTGACCAACAAGCTTCTGACTGTGTCGCTGTGCGACACCAACCACACTGTGTGCGTGTCGTACACCAGTAAGGAGAACACAGTGCTCCGTGCAGCACTCAACCCAGAGATAGTGTCTGTTATTCCCAACGCTGTTGACCCTACGGACTTCACCCCCGACCCCTCCCAGCGCCCAGACGACAAGATCACTATTGTTGTGGTCAGCCGTCTTGTGTACCGCAAAG gAATCGATCTTCTCGGTGGAATAATCCCGGAGCTCTGCCTTAAACATCCAGATCTGCACTTTCTGATTGGTGGAGAGGGACCGAAGAGACTCGTGCTGGAAGAAGTGAGAGAGAAATACCAACTACATGACAg GGTCCGTCTGCTCGGGGCGTTGGAGCATAACGATGTGCGTGGAGTTCTGGTGCAGGGTCACATCTTCCTCAACACGTCTCTCACTGAAGCGTTCTGCATGGCCATTGTAGAAGGAGCCAGCTGTGGATTGCAG GTGGTTAGCACTCGTGTCGGGGGCATTCCTGAGGTGTTGCCCGAGGACTTGATTACCTTGTGCGAGCCTACTGTGCGGGCGTTGTGTGCCGGTCTAGAGACGGTCATAGCCCGGCAGCGTTCAGGGACCGTCGGCTCGCCCGCCTCTATCCATGCTCGTGTGCAAAACCTCTACACGTGGAGAAACGTTGCCGAGAGGACTGAAAAG GTGTACGACCGCGTGGCCGGGGAGGAGGTGCTTCCCCTGGACAGACGTTTGCGGAGACTGAGGGCTCACTGCGGCCCCGTGGCCGGCTCCATCTTTGCGTTTGTGGCTGTTCTAGACTTTCTGTTCCTGCTGCTTCTGCAGTGGTGGGCGCCGGATCGGAACATGGACGTTGCCGTGGATGCCACCGGCCCTCGCGGACTGTGGAGTTGGGAGCCGTGCGGTGAAGCCGGAGCTCATTCTGAAAGTGCCACGAAGCGAGCGGCGGAACCAAAAACGTCAACGCTGTGA
- the si:dkey-192g7.3 gene encoding butyrophilin subfamily 3 member A2 translates to MRTYLGVLMLVFVSGDDTTILGVLEESVLLPCTCLDLDEEFKFKWQMEEPNLMLMYMYNKSSNRYTGRTQIFQTEKGNNCSVLLTNITAEDQGRYKCIFRSLGTYQKSHVYLNVSARYSVCQTKDSLSGGVKVFQCNVTGRYREARIQWTLHGQPLTDLTKTKITHTNNTVNGLYHFNSTLSTKLNWTSEPTCDVKANHISTTLSSGCAGKTEKNVRNPNSSQVRVWLKIIPVMMFGLCILLLFSKSSPRTQEENTNNL, encoded by the exons ATGAGGACCTACCTGGGAGTGTTAATGCTGGTGTTTGTCTCAG GTGATGACACGACGATTCTAGGTGTCTTAGAAGAGAGTGTCCTTCTGCCATGCACCTGCTTAGATTTGGATGAGGAGTTTAAGTTTAAGTGGCAGATGGAAGAACCAAACCTGATGCTGATGTACATGTACAACAAGTCTAGCAATAGATACACAGGCAGGACCCAAATATTTCAGACTGAGAAAGGCAATAACTGCTCTGTTCTCCTCACCAACATCACAGCGGAGGACCAGGGGAGATACAAATGCATTTTTCGCAGTTTAGGTACATACCAGAAATCCCATGTGTATCTGAACGTTTCTG CGAGATACAGTGTTTGTCAGACCAAAGACAGCCTGAGTGGAGGTGTGAAGGTTTTCCAGTGTAACGTGACCGGGCGCTACAGAGAGGCTCGGATTCAGTGGACTTTGCATGGACAGCCTCTCACAGATTTAACCAAAACTAAAATAacccacacaaacaacacagtgaATGGACTCTACCATTTCAACAGCACACTCAGCACCAAGCTCAACTGGACCTCAGAACCTACATGTGATGTCAAGGCCAACCACATATCAACTACTTTAAGCTCTGGCTGTGCAGGAAAGACAG AAAAAAACGTAAGAAATCCTAACAGCTCCCAAGTACGAGTCTGGTTAAAAATCATCCCTGTGATGATGTTTGGACTTTGCATACTCTTGTTGTTTTCAAA GAGTTCACCGAGGACACAAGAAGAGAATACCAACAACCTCTGA
- the appb gene encoding amyloid beta (A4) precursor protein b isoform X1: protein MGELTAFLLLLVATLTLSSEVPADDSVGLQTEPQVAMFCGKLNMHINVQSGKWESDLSGTKSCIGTKEGILQYCQEVYPELQITNVVEANQPVSIQNWCKKGRKQCRSHTHIVVPYRCLVGEFVSDALLVPDKCKFLHQERMDQCESHLHWHTVAKESCEDRSMNLHDYGMLLPCGIDRFRGVEFVCCPAEAERESDSAELEGEESDVWWGGAEAEYSENSMSHPADTEAAAAEDEEDEDEETETFERDENGDGDTDDDDEEEEEEDDDDVMDERDSDERNANIAMTTTTTTTTESVEEVVRAVCWARAESGPCHAMLQRWYFLPEKARCVPFFFGGCGGNRNNFDSEEYCLAVCSSSLPTVAPSPPDAVDRYLESPGDDNEHSDFQKAKESLEAKHREKMSQVMREWEEAERQAKNLPRADKKAVIQHFQEKVEALEREAAGERQQLVETHMARVEALLNSHRRLALETYLTSLQANPPQARQVLSLLKKYVRAEQKDRQHTLKHYEHVRTVDPKKAAQIRPQVLTHLRVIDERMNQSVDLLYKVPSVANEIQNQVSVIMQRVQAELSQQVSSLQSDGRVDGRVSYGNDALMPDQAYSSAPMDPGLDRLGFIHPESFNQPNTENHVEPVDARPIPDRGLPTRAVSGLKPEEMPEVRMETEERQSAGYEVYHQKLVFFAEDVGSNKGAIIGLMVGGVVIATIIVITLVMLRKKQYTSIHHGVIEVDAAVTPEERHLAKMQQNGYENPTYKFFEQMQN from the exons ATGGGAGAGCTCACGGCGTTTCTGCTGTTACTGGTGGCGACCTTGACGCTTTCATCCGAG GTGCCTGCCGATGACTCTGTGGGTTTGCAAACTGAGCCCCAGGTGGCCATGTTCTGCGGGAAGCTCAACATGCACATCAACGTGCAGAGTGGCAAATGGGAGTCTGACCTCTCGGGCACGAAGAGCTGCATCGGCACCAAGGAGGGCATCCTGCAGTACTGCCAAGAG GTGTACCCAGAGTTGCAGATTACAAATGTCGTGGAGGCCAACCAGCCCGTCAGCATCCAGAACTGGTGCAAGAAAGGCCGCAAGCAATGccgcagtcacacacacattgtggtGCCGTACCGCTGCCTGG TTGGGGAGTTTGTGAGCGATGCCCTGCTCGTGCCTGACAAGTGTAAGTTCCTGCACCAGGAGCGTATGGACCAGTGTGAGAGCCATCTGCACTGGCACACTGTCGCCAAAGAG TCCTGTGAAGACCGTTCCATGAATCTCCATGACTACGGGATGCTGTTGCCATGCGGTATCGACCGTTTCCGAGGGGTGGAGTTTGTCTGCTGTCCTGCGGAGGCGGAGCGAGAGTCAGACAGCGCAGagctggagggggaggagtcagacGTTTGGTGGGGTGGAGCTGAGGCCGAATACTCTGAGAACAG CATGTCGCACCCGGCAGACACCGAGGCAGCCGCCGctgaggatgaagaagatgaggacGAAGAGACGGAGACTTTTGAAAGGGATGAGAACGGAGATGGCGacacagatgatgatgatgaggaggaggaggaggaagacgacgacgacgtgATGGATGAACGGGATAGCGATGAGCGCAATGCTAACATCGccatgaccaccaccaccaccaccaccactgaaTCGGTCGAGGAAGTCGTTCGAG CCGTTTGTTGGGCTCGTGCGGAGTCAGGCCCCTGTCATGCCATGCTGCAGCGTTGGTACTTCCTGCCTGAGAAGGCCCGCTGTGTTCCCTTCTTCTTTGGGGGCTGTGGGGGCAACAGGAATAACTTTGATTCGGAGGAGTACTGCCTGGCTGTCTGCAGCAGCTCGT TGCCCACCGTGGCCCCCAGTCCTCCGGACGCCGTGGATCGGTACCTCGAATCTCCCGGGGACGACAACGAGCACTCTGACTTCCAGAAGGCCAAAGAAAGCCTGGAGGCCAAACACCGTGAAAAGATGTCCCAG GTGATGAGGGAGTGGGAGGAGGCCGAGAGGCAGGCCAAGAACCTTCCTCGTGCTGACAAGAAAGCCGTCATCCAG CACTTCCAGGAGAAGGTGGAGGCTCTGGAGCGGGAGGCAGCAGGAGAGAGGCAGCAGCTGGTGGAAACCCACATGGCCCGGGTGGAGGCTCTGCTCAACAGCCACCGACGCCTGGCTCTGGAAACTTACCTCACTTCCCTCCAGGCCAATCCcccacag GCTCGTCAGGTGTTGAGCCTGCTGAAGAAGTACGTCCGTGCGGAGCAGAAGGACAGGCAGCACACGCTGAAGCATTATGAACACGTCCGCACAGTCGATCCCAAGAAGGCCGCACAGATCCGACCTCAG gtttTGACCCACCTGCGTGTGATTGATGAGAGGATGAATCAATCCGTCGATCTGCTCTACAAAGTTCCCAGTGTGGCGAATGAGATCCAAAACCAAGTCT CTGTTATAATGCAGAGAGTTCAGGCGGAGCTGTCTCAGCAGGTCTCTTCACTGCAGAGCGACGGACGG GTGGACGGCAGGGTGAGCTACGGTAACGACGCTCTGATGCCTGATCAGGCCTACAGCTCTGCTCCTATGGACCCTGGCCTGGACAGACTGGGTTTCATCCACCCCGAGAGCTTCAACCAGCCCAATACAGAGAACCACG TTGAGCCTGTTGATGCTCGTCCGATTCCAGATAGAGGACTCCCCACACGAGCTG TATCTGGGCTGAAGCCAGAAGAGATGCCAGAAGTGCGGATGGAGACTGAAGAGAGGCAAAGTGCTGGTTATGAGGTTTACCATCAAAAACTG GTGTTTTTCGCTGAGGATGTGGGGTCCAATAAAGGTGCCATTATTGGACTTATGGTCGGCGGGGTTGTCATAGCAACTATCATTGTCATTACTTTGGTGATGCTGAGGAAGAAACAATACACTTCGATTCATCACGGTGTTATTGAG GTGGATGCGGCTGTGACACCAGAGGAGCGTCATCTGGCCAAGATGCAGCAGAATGGCTACGAGAATCCCACCTACAAATTCTTCGAGCAGATGCAGAACTAA
- the appb gene encoding amyloid beta (A4) precursor protein b isoform X2 has protein sequence MGELTAFLLLLVATLTLSSEVPADDSVGLQTEPQVAMFCGKLNMHINVQSGKWESDLSGTKSCIGTKEGILQYCQEVYPELQITNVVEANQPVSIQNWCKKGRKQCRSHTHIVVPYRCLVGEFVSDALLVPDKCKFLHQERMDQCESHLHWHTVAKESCEDRSMNLHDYGMLLPCGIDRFRGVEFVCCPAEAERESDSAELEGEESDVWWGGAEAEYSENSMSHPADTEAAAAEDEEDEDEETETFERDENGDGDTDDDDEEEEEEDDDDVMDERDSDERNANIAMTTTTTTTTESVEEVVRVPTVAPSPPDAVDRYLESPGDDNEHSDFQKAKESLEAKHREKMSQVMREWEEAERQAKNLPRADKKAVIQHFQEKVEALEREAAGERQQLVETHMARVEALLNSHRRLALETYLTSLQANPPQARQVLSLLKKYVRAEQKDRQHTLKHYEHVRTVDPKKAAQIRPQVLTHLRVIDERMNQSVDLLYKVPSVANEIQNQVSVIMQRVQAELSQQVSSLQSDGRVDGRVSYGNDALMPDQAYSSAPMDPGLDRLGFIHPESFNQPNTENHVEPVDARPIPDRGLPTRAVSGLKPEEMPEVRMETEERQSAGYEVYHQKLVFFAEDVGSNKGAIIGLMVGGVVIATIIVITLVMLRKKQYTSIHHGVIEVDAAVTPEERHLAKMQQNGYENPTYKFFEQMQN, from the exons ATGGGAGAGCTCACGGCGTTTCTGCTGTTACTGGTGGCGACCTTGACGCTTTCATCCGAG GTGCCTGCCGATGACTCTGTGGGTTTGCAAACTGAGCCCCAGGTGGCCATGTTCTGCGGGAAGCTCAACATGCACATCAACGTGCAGAGTGGCAAATGGGAGTCTGACCTCTCGGGCACGAAGAGCTGCATCGGCACCAAGGAGGGCATCCTGCAGTACTGCCAAGAG GTGTACCCAGAGTTGCAGATTACAAATGTCGTGGAGGCCAACCAGCCCGTCAGCATCCAGAACTGGTGCAAGAAAGGCCGCAAGCAATGccgcagtcacacacacattgtggtGCCGTACCGCTGCCTGG TTGGGGAGTTTGTGAGCGATGCCCTGCTCGTGCCTGACAAGTGTAAGTTCCTGCACCAGGAGCGTATGGACCAGTGTGAGAGCCATCTGCACTGGCACACTGTCGCCAAAGAG TCCTGTGAAGACCGTTCCATGAATCTCCATGACTACGGGATGCTGTTGCCATGCGGTATCGACCGTTTCCGAGGGGTGGAGTTTGTCTGCTGTCCTGCGGAGGCGGAGCGAGAGTCAGACAGCGCAGagctggagggggaggagtcagacGTTTGGTGGGGTGGAGCTGAGGCCGAATACTCTGAGAACAG CATGTCGCACCCGGCAGACACCGAGGCAGCCGCCGctgaggatgaagaagatgaggacGAAGAGACGGAGACTTTTGAAAGGGATGAGAACGGAGATGGCGacacagatgatgatgatgaggaggaggaggaggaagacgacgacgacgtgATGGATGAACGGGATAGCGATGAGCGCAATGCTAACATCGccatgaccaccaccaccaccaccaccactgaaTCGGTCGAGGAAGTCGTTCGAG TGCCCACCGTGGCCCCCAGTCCTCCGGACGCCGTGGATCGGTACCTCGAATCTCCCGGGGACGACAACGAGCACTCTGACTTCCAGAAGGCCAAAGAAAGCCTGGAGGCCAAACACCGTGAAAAGATGTCCCAG GTGATGAGGGAGTGGGAGGAGGCCGAGAGGCAGGCCAAGAACCTTCCTCGTGCTGACAAGAAAGCCGTCATCCAG CACTTCCAGGAGAAGGTGGAGGCTCTGGAGCGGGAGGCAGCAGGAGAGAGGCAGCAGCTGGTGGAAACCCACATGGCCCGGGTGGAGGCTCTGCTCAACAGCCACCGACGCCTGGCTCTGGAAACTTACCTCACTTCCCTCCAGGCCAATCCcccacag GCTCGTCAGGTGTTGAGCCTGCTGAAGAAGTACGTCCGTGCGGAGCAGAAGGACAGGCAGCACACGCTGAAGCATTATGAACACGTCCGCACAGTCGATCCCAAGAAGGCCGCACAGATCCGACCTCAG gtttTGACCCACCTGCGTGTGATTGATGAGAGGATGAATCAATCCGTCGATCTGCTCTACAAAGTTCCCAGTGTGGCGAATGAGATCCAAAACCAAGTCT CTGTTATAATGCAGAGAGTTCAGGCGGAGCTGTCTCAGCAGGTCTCTTCACTGCAGAGCGACGGACGG GTGGACGGCAGGGTGAGCTACGGTAACGACGCTCTGATGCCTGATCAGGCCTACAGCTCTGCTCCTATGGACCCTGGCCTGGACAGACTGGGTTTCATCCACCCCGAGAGCTTCAACCAGCCCAATACAGAGAACCACG TTGAGCCTGTTGATGCTCGTCCGATTCCAGATAGAGGACTCCCCACACGAGCTG TATCTGGGCTGAAGCCAGAAGAGATGCCAGAAGTGCGGATGGAGACTGAAGAGAGGCAAAGTGCTGGTTATGAGGTTTACCATCAAAAACTG GTGTTTTTCGCTGAGGATGTGGGGTCCAATAAAGGTGCCATTATTGGACTTATGGTCGGCGGGGTTGTCATAGCAACTATCATTGTCATTACTTTGGTGATGCTGAGGAAGAAACAATACACTTCGATTCATCACGGTGTTATTGAG GTGGATGCGGCTGTGACACCAGAGGAGCGTCATCTGGCCAAGATGCAGCAGAATGGCTACGAGAATCCCACCTACAAATTCTTCGAGCAGATGCAGAACTAA